Genomic window (Dyadobacter fanqingshengii):
GAGATCCTGTCTGAAATGGACAGGACATTTCTCCCTTATTCGATTCAGGATGCGCAGGTTACGAACTTGTATTTGCCCAAAGACGCGCAGTATGTGCAGGTGATGGACACGACACAAACGACACATATTTTGCTTAAAAAAGCAGGGAATCCTGAGCCGGTTGTGATCAAGAAATTGAAAGGGCTGCGTTACGGATTGGAGTAAGCAATGTGCGCCATTTACAAAAGCCGACAAATAAGATTTTGTATATTGCACTCTCAAAACAGAAGATTTGACCTTTATTTTGTGAGATTTTCTTAATATCGACATATACACAGGCATGACCGCAGCAGAGATATTGAACGACCCAAAGCAGATAAGCGGAGAACTTCGGCTTAAAATTCTGGGCCTTTACCATAAAGCAAATGCCGGCCATATCGGCTGCTCACTAAGCTGCATTGATCTGATGATCGCCGTTCTTTTTCTGCAAAAATCGGAAGAAGACACCTTTATATTATCCAAAGGACATGCCGCAGCCGCATTATATGCCTGCCTGAATGTTACCGGCGAGATCACCGACGAAGAACTGGATACATTTTACCTGGACGGCACATCGCTTCCGGCCCACCCTGCCCCAAGACAATATAAAGGAATTCCTTTCGCAACCGGCTCATTAGGGCACGGCTTGCCCATCGCAACGGGAATTGCACATGCGGCGAAGGTTAGCGGTGACGAGACTTACTCGTTTGCTTTGCTTTCAGACGGTGAAACGAATGAAGGAACAACCTGGGAAGCAGCACATTACGCCATACAGAATCAGCTGGATAACCTTTTTATGATCATTGATAAAAACGGTTTGCAGGGTTTTGGTCCTACGGATAAAGTTTTAGGAGAAACCGCTTCCGTCGAAAAGTGGAATGCGATCGGTTTTGAAACGATTGAACTGGATGGTCATGACATTACTGCTATCAGTCAGGCAATTAATGAATTAAAAACACATAAGAACGGACTTCCAAAGGCGATTATCGCGAATACTGTGAAGGGCAAAGGAGTTTCTTACATGGAGAATAAATTAGAGTGGCATTATTTACCAATGAACAAAGACCAATACGAGCAAGCCACGCTGGAAGTAAAGGAACGCTACTTTAATGAATTGACGAATGCTTGACCAATTGCCGGTTTTCCGCGATAAAATAGAAAGTTTAAAAGGGCCAGTTTTCGTTTTTGGTGCAAGCGGGTTCATCGGTGCCAATCTTTTTAACGAAATTTTTAAAATCCGTAAGGACTGTTACGCATTAACCCATGACGCAACCAAAGCTTGGAGGCTTAAATTGCTGAATGTCCCTTTCGAAAACATTGTCCATTGTGATATCCTTTCCAACAATTCGGTTCAGGAAGTTTTTGAAAAATATAAGCCGCAAACGATCTTCAATCTGGCCGCTTACGGTGCTTATAGCAAGCAAAACAATGTTAACCTGACGTACGAAACCAATGTGATCGGGACGGTTAACATTCTGCAAAATTGCACGACCGAAATGGTTTATATCCACGCCGGAAGCAGCTCGGAATATGGTTTCAATTGTACTTCGCCAAAAGAAACCGATCGCGTAGAACCGAACAGCCATTACGCCGTTTCGAAGGTGTCAGCGGCATATTTGCTGGAATATTATGCCAAAGTTTTTAATCTGAAGACACTTAATCTCAGGCTTTACTCCATTTACGGATACTGGGAAGAGCCGGATAGATTGATACCAAAACTGATTGAAAACGCAAGGAAAAAGCAGCTTCCTTCACTGGTTTCGCCGGATATAAGCCGCGATTTCGTGTTTATAGAAGATTGCGTAGAAGCGTTTCTGGATGCCGCGTTGAAGATTAGTACGGAAACTTCCGGTAAATCATACAACATTGCAACGGGCCGCAAAACGACAATGGGTGACCTTGTCAACACCTCGAGAAGAACATTCAACATTACGCAGGAACCGCAGTGGGGCAGCATGTCCAACCGGAAATGGGACCTGGCTGAATGGTTCGGCGATCCCAGCGCATTTGAAACCGACTTCGGCTGGAAAGCCAGGACACCGCTCGAAACCGGGCTGTCGAAATACAGTGAGTGGCAGGCGCAGATCAAATATGAAGAACGCGTCATTCCTGCTTTTGAAAACCCGAAACTGAACCCGGTTATCACAGCGATCATTGCTTGTTATAAGGATGCACAAGCGATTCCATTCATGTATGAGCGCATTGTGAAGACTTGTAATGATCTGAAAGTGCGTTATGAAATCATCTTTGTGAATGACAATTCGCCTGATAATCAGGAAGAAGTGATTAGCAAAATATGTGATAAAGATCCAAATGTGGTAGGAATCAGTCACTCCCGCAATTTCGGTTCGCAGTCTGCCTTTTTAAGTGGAATGGAGATCGCGACGGGTGATTGCGTGGTTTTAATGGATGGTGATCTGCAAGATCCTCCGGAAATTATCCCTGCTTTTTACGAAAAATGGATGGAAGGTTTCGATGTCGTTTACGGCGTTCGCGTGCAGCGCGAAATGAAACCGCACATTCATTTTTTCTATAAATCGTTTTATAAGGTATTTCAAGGGCTTAGCTATATTTCAATCCCACGCGACGCAGGCGATTTCTCCATGATAGATCGTAAAGTTGTGAAGGAACTGGTGGATTTACCTGAAACTGAGCAGTTTCTGCGTGGCTTACGCGCCTGGGTTGGGTTCAAGCAAACGGGCGTTCCTTATGTAAGACCGGAAAGAATGTTCGGTGTTTCGACCAATAACTGGACAAAGAACATCTGGTGGGCAAAAAAGGCGATCTTCTCGTTCAGTTTTGCACCATTGGAATTGATGAGTTACGCAGGTTTCGCATTGACCGGATTTTCTATTTTAGGAATTATCTGGCAAATTCTGGCGAAATTCGTGTTTTTCAGAGACACGCCGCAAGGCATCAGCACCGTTATCGTTCTGGTCGTTTTCTTTGGAGGATTAACCATTCTGGGCATTTCATTCCTGGGCGAATACATTGCCAAGATTTTTGAAGAAACCAAAAAGCGACCCAAATACATCCGGACCAGAATCCGCCGCGGCTCCAAATCATACAAAACCGCAGACGAGATCAGGACATTAGTGAAGCAATTGAGGAAATAATTGCAGTTGTCAAGCATCATCATACAAACCGAATGAGAAAAGAATTTTCAAACGCTATGGAACAGTTGGCAGTGGAAGATGATTCCATTGTTTTCATTACCGGCGATCTTGGCTATAATGCATTGGAAAATTTGCAGGCCAAATTAGGGAAG
Coding sequences:
- a CDS encoding transketolase; translated protein: MTAAEILNDPKQISGELRLKILGLYHKANAGHIGCSLSCIDLMIAVLFLQKSEEDTFILSKGHAAAALYACLNVTGEITDEELDTFYLDGTSLPAHPAPRQYKGIPFATGSLGHGLPIATGIAHAAKVSGDETYSFALLSDGETNEGTTWEAAHYAIQNQLDNLFMIIDKNGLQGFGPTDKVLGETASVEKWNAIGFETIELDGHDITAISQAINELKTHKNGLPKAIIANTVKGKGVSYMENKLEWHYLPMNKDQYEQATLEVKERYFNELTNA
- a CDS encoding NAD-dependent epimerase/dehydratase family protein is translated as MLDQLPVFRDKIESLKGPVFVFGASGFIGANLFNEIFKIRKDCYALTHDATKAWRLKLLNVPFENIVHCDILSNNSVQEVFEKYKPQTIFNLAAYGAYSKQNNVNLTYETNVIGTVNILQNCTTEMVYIHAGSSSEYGFNCTSPKETDRVEPNSHYAVSKVSAAYLLEYYAKVFNLKTLNLRLYSIYGYWEEPDRLIPKLIENARKKQLPSLVSPDISRDFVFIEDCVEAFLDAALKISTETSGKSYNIATGRKTTMGDLVNTSRRTFNITQEPQWGSMSNRKWDLAEWFGDPSAFETDFGWKARTPLETGLSKYSEWQAQIKYEERVIPAFENPKLNPVITAIIACYKDAQAIPFMYERIVKTCNDLKVRYEIIFVNDNSPDNQEEVISKICDKDPNVVGISHSRNFGSQSAFLSGMEIATGDCVVLMDGDLQDPPEIIPAFYEKWMEGFDVVYGVRVQREMKPHIHFFYKSFYKVFQGLSYISIPRDAGDFSMIDRKVVKELVDLPETEQFLRGLRAWVGFKQTGVPYVRPERMFGVSTNNWTKNIWWAKKAIFSFSFAPLELMSYAGFALTGFSILGIIWQILAKFVFFRDTPQGISTVIVLVVFFGGLTILGISFLGEYIAKIFEETKKRPKYIRTRIRRGSKSYKTADEIRTLVKQLRK